A genomic segment from Bradyrhizobium sp. ISRA430 encodes:
- a CDS encoding isoprenylcysteine carboxylmethyltransferase family protein: MIARLLLQNTIFVVGIGALLFASAGTMNWPGAWVLLIASTILGPLCGWWLYRLDPALLAERLRPVIQKDQPPADKAFMAVFILVMLIWLVAMGLDRRYLASDMPLALQAFGFLLFLGSTLFTLWVFRENSFAAPVVKLQSERAQRVISTGPYAHVRHPMYSGMILFFGGMPLLLGSWWGLATAPVVLALLAIRIRIEERTLREGLPGYADYAARVRYRLVPGIW, translated from the coding sequence ATGATCGCACGGCTGCTGCTGCAGAATACGATCTTCGTCGTCGGAATAGGCGCGCTTCTGTTCGCGTCCGCCGGCACGATGAATTGGCCAGGGGCCTGGGTGTTGCTGATCGCCTCCACGATCCTCGGTCCGCTCTGCGGCTGGTGGCTTTACCGGCTCGATCCGGCGCTGCTCGCCGAGCGTCTCCGCCCGGTCATCCAGAAAGACCAGCCGCCCGCCGACAAGGCCTTCATGGCCGTGTTTATTCTGGTGATGCTGATCTGGCTGGTCGCGATGGGGCTCGACCGGCGCTATCTCGCCTCCGATATGCCCCTCGCTTTGCAGGCATTCGGCTTCCTGCTGTTCCTCGGCTCGACGCTGTTCACGCTGTGGGTGTTCCGCGAAAACTCGTTCGCGGCACCCGTCGTAAAGCTGCAATCCGAGCGCGCGCAGCGGGTGATCTCGACTGGGCCTTACGCCCATGTCCGCCATCCCATGTACAGCGGCATGATCCTGTTCTTCGGCGGCATGCCGTTGCTGCTGGGCTCGTGGTGGGGCCTTGCGACCGCGCCCGTCGTGCTCGCCCTGCTCGCAATCCGCATCCGGATCGAGGAGCGCACGCTGAGAGAGGGCCTGCCCGGCTATGCCGATTATGCGGCGCGGGTGCGCTACCGCCTCGTGCCCGGCATCTGGTAA
- a CDS encoding fumarate hydratase: MNAPTAFPDQSKPVPPYKHTPLFPLGKDETPYKKVTGEGVRVEKVLGKDMLVVSREALRALSEAAFGEINHYLRPGHLKQLRSILEDSEASPNDKFVALDFLKNANIAAGGVLPMCQDTGTAIIMGKKGCNVITDGDDEAALSEGARDAYLRRNLRYSQVAPLSMYEEKNTANNMPAQCEIYAEGDDAYKFMFMAKGGGSANKSFLFQATPSVLTKDRLLAFLKEKILTLGTAACPPYHLAIVIGGTSAELCMKTVKLASARYLDALPTHGSADGNAFRDVEMEKEIHKMTQSLGVGAQFGGKYFCHDVRVIRMPRHGASLPIGLGVSCSADRQVLGKITRDGVYLEELEHNPAQYLPQVEQSLGGEVVKIDLNQPMKDILATFSKYPIKTRVSMTGTMIVARDSAHAKLRERLEKGEPLPDYFKNHPVYYAGPAKTPEGYASGAFGPTTAGRMDSFVDQFQAAGGSMVMVAKGNRAPAVREACKKYGGFYLGSIGGAAANLAEHCIKKVEVLEYPELGMEAIWRIEVVDFPAFIIIDDKGNDFFKELNLG; encoded by the coding sequence ATGAACGCTCCCACCGCCTTTCCCGACCAGTCCAAGCCCGTCCCGCCCTACAAGCACACACCGCTGTTCCCGCTCGGGAAGGACGAGACGCCCTACAAGAAGGTCACGGGCGAGGGCGTCCGGGTCGAGAAGGTGCTCGGCAAGGACATGCTGGTGGTGTCGCGCGAGGCGCTGCGGGCGCTGTCGGAGGCCGCTTTCGGCGAAATCAACCACTATCTGCGTCCGGGTCACCTGAAGCAGCTTCGTTCGATCCTGGAGGACTCGGAGGCGAGCCCGAACGACAAGTTCGTCGCGCTCGACTTCCTGAAGAACGCCAACATCGCTGCCGGCGGCGTGCTGCCGATGTGCCAGGACACCGGCACCGCGATCATCATGGGCAAGAAGGGCTGCAACGTCATCACCGACGGCGACGACGAGGCGGCGCTGTCGGAAGGCGCACGCGATGCTTACTTGCGCCGCAACCTGCGCTACTCGCAGGTCGCTCCGCTGTCGATGTATGAAGAGAAGAACACCGCCAACAACATGCCGGCGCAGTGCGAGATCTACGCCGAGGGTGACGACGCCTACAAGTTCATGTTCATGGCGAAGGGCGGCGGAAGCGCCAACAAGAGCTTCCTGTTCCAGGCGACGCCTTCGGTGCTGACCAAGGACCGGCTGCTCGCCTTCCTCAAGGAGAAGATCCTCACCCTCGGCACCGCCGCGTGCCCGCCCTATCACCTCGCCATCGTGATCGGCGGCACCTCGGCCGAGCTTTGCATGAAGACGGTGAAGCTCGCCTCCGCGCGCTATCTCGATGCGCTGCCGACCCACGGCTCGGCGGACGGCAACGCCTTCCGCGACGTCGAGATGGAAAAGGAAATCCACAAGATGACGCAGTCGCTCGGCGTCGGTGCCCAGTTCGGCGGCAAATATTTCTGTCACGACGTGCGCGTGATCCGTATGCCGCGCCACGGGGCTTCGCTGCCGATCGGGCTCGGCGTGTCCTGCTCGGCTGACCGCCAGGTGCTCGGCAAGATCACCAGGGACGGCGTCTATCTCGAGGAGCTCGAGCACAACCCGGCGCAATATCTGCCGCAGGTCGAGCAGTCGCTCGGCGGTGAGGTCGTCAAGATCGATCTCAACCAGCCGATGAAGGACATTCTGGCGACCTTCTCGAAATATCCGATCAAGACGCGGGTCTCGATGACGGGCACCATGATCGTCGCGCGCGACTCCGCGCATGCCAAGCTGCGCGAGCGGCTGGAGAAGGGCGAGCCGCTTCCGGATTATTTCAAGAACCACCCGGTCTACTACGCCGGCCCCGCCAAGACGCCCGAGGGCTACGCATCCGGCGCGTTCGGCCCGACCACGGCGGGCCGCATGGATTCCTTCGTCGACCAGTTCCAGGCCGCCGGCGGCTCGATGGTGATGGTGGCCAAGGGCAATCGCGCGCCTGCCGTGCGCGAGGCCTGCAAGAAATATGGCGGCTTCTATCTTGGCTCGATCGGCGGCGCGGCGGCGAACCTCGCCGAGCACTGCATCAAGAAGGTCGAGGTGCTCGAATATCCCGAGCTCGGCATGGAAGCGATCTGGCGCATCGAGGTCGTCGACTTCCCGGCCTTCATCATCATCGACGACAAGGGCAACGACTTCTTCAAGGAGTTGAACCTGGGCTGA